The DNA window CTCCGATGACGAGCAACGGGGTGCCGGCCGCGTCGGCCTCGCGCACGGTGGCGATCACCTCGTCGTCGGTGGTGGCCGTGACGAGGCGGGTCGCTGGGCCGCCGAGCCGGAAGGTGGTCAGGGGGGCGAGGGGGGCGTCGTGGAGTTCCTGCACGGGGACAAGCGTACGGGGCGCCTCCGACAGCCAGAGGCGCCCCGTACCGCCGGGAGGTCAGTGGTGGACGAGTTCCGTCCGTGCGGCACCGGATCCGGCTCCGGCCGCCGGGACCGGAACGGCCCGGGACGGGATCAGCAGCGCCACCGCGGCTGCCAGGGCCACGACGGCCGCGCCTGCCCACAGGGCCGGGACGGCGCCGTCGGTGAAGGCGTCGGCGGACTCGTAGCCGCCCCGCGCGGCGAACACCGCGCCCAGGACCGCGATGCCGAGGGCTCCGCCGACCTCGCGCAGCGCGTTGTTGGCGCCGGAGGCGATGCCCTGCTCGGCGGGGCGGACGCTTGACATGACCAGGCTGGCGGCGGGGGCGAAGTACAGCCCCATGCCGATGCCGCTGAGGACCAGGGCGGGGAGCTGGGCGGCGTACGAGACGTCCGGGCCGAGGACCGCGGCGTACCACGCGAGGCCGATCGCCTGGAGGGCGAGACCGGCCGCGACCACGGGGCGGCCGCCGACGCGGTCGGAGAGGTATCCGGCGAGGGGCGCCACGATCAGCGGCATACCGGTCCACGGGAGCATCCGCAGGCCGGCTTCGGTGGGCGAGTGACCGAGGACGGTCTGGAGGAACTGGCTGAGCAGGAAGATCGAGCCGAACATGCCCAGGAACATCAGCAGGCTCGCGATGTTGATGCCGAAGAAGGCACGGTTGCGGAAGAGCCGCATGGGAAGCATGGGGTTCTTGTTCCGGAAGCCGTGGTGGACGAACCCGCCGAGGAGCGCGCTGCCGAGGACCAGGCCGGTGAGGACCGGGGTGCTGGTCCAGCCGTCCGACTGCCCGTTGACCAGGGCGTACACGATCCCGAAGAGGCCGCCGCTGACGAGGAGTGTGCCGGGGACGTCGAGCCGGGCGCCGGGTGCGTACGACTCGTTCAGGCGCAGCCGGGCCAGGGGCAGCAGGACGAGGCCGATCGGTACGTTCAGCCAGAAGATCCACTGCCAGGACAGGTGCTCGGTGAGGCTGCCGCCGATCAGGGGGCCGCCGGCCACGGCGAGGCCGGTGACGGCGCCGAACATGCCCAGGGCCGCACCGCGGCGGGCCGGGGGCACAGCCGTGACGAGCAGGGTGAGGGTCAGCGGCATCATGACCGCCGCGCCCACGCCCTGGAGGGCGCGGGCGGCGACCAGCGCGTCGATCCCGGGGGCGAGCGCGGCCGCCGCCGAGGCACCGGTGAAGATCGCCAGGCCGGCCATGAAGAGCCTGCGGCGGCCGAACCGGTCGCCGAGGGCGGCGCCCAGCATGAGGAGTACAGCGAAGGTGAGCGTGTACGCGCTCACCGTCCACTCCAGGTCTTCGAGACCACCGCCGAGGTCCTCGCGGATGGACGGCAGTGCCGTGGTCACGACGAGGTTGTCGAGCGCCGCCATGAAGCCGGCGACGCTGGTGATGACCAGGGCCCACGTGGCTGTGGAGCGGTCGGAGCGGCTGGGTGTCGGCATGTTTCCCCCTTGGTTAGTTATTGATTACTAACTTTCATGGACAGCGGAAGGCGCGGCGTCCTCCCCCGCCCTCACTGCTCGCGCTTCGGCACCGGCACCTTGGTCATGTCGAAGCCGGACCACACCCGGTGGCCGGCGGGGAATCCGAGCGAGACCAGTACGTTGATCAGCATCCCGAAGGACATGAAGTGCGCCGTTTCCTTCTCGTCCGCCCCGAGCCGGAGGTGGCAGGAGTCCCAGAGCTCCTCCCAGCCGGCCCGGATCGGCTCGCCGAAGGCGTGCTCCCCGGCGGCCTCGGCCGCGGACACCGCGACGAACATCTGCATCTGGAGGAGCAGCCGGTCGGGGTCCTCGACGATGAGCCGCTTGTACGCCTCGGCCATCGCCATGTGGGCGTCCTCGCCCTCCAGACCGCGCGCCGCCTCCGCCATCGCCAGACGGGTGTCCGTCAGACAGCGGGTGGCGGCGGCGAGGAAGAGCTCCTGCTTGTTCTTGAACAGGCGGAAGAGGTACGGCTGCGAGACACCCACCCGCCGGGCGATCGCCTCGGTGGAGGTGCCGTTGTAGCCTCCCCGCGCGAACTCGGTGATCGCCGCGCGGATGACACTCTCGCGCCGCTCTTCTGCGCTCATCCTGACCATGCGAGTAAGTTAGTGGTCAATCACTAATGACGTCAAGCCGGGTAAGGGGCACATCGCAATTGCGTGTGCCCCTTACCGAGAGCGTGCTTCAGGCGAGCTGCACCACGGCGCGGGACATACCCAGCACCTTCTGGCCGTCGCTCGTGGCCGTCAGGTCCACCCGGACGCGGTTGCCGTCCAGCAGCGCGGCGACCTTGGCGCCGACCTCGATCAGCGCGCCCTTGTCGTCGTTCGGGACTATGACCGGCTTAGTGAACCGCACGCCGTACTCCACGACGGCGGCCGGGTCGCCGACCCAGTCGGTGACCACCCGGATCGCCTCGGCCATGGTGAACATGCCGTGCGCGATCACGTTCGGCAGCCCGACCTCGGTGGCGAACTTCTCGTTCCAGTGGATCGGGTTGAAGTCCCCGGAGGCGCCGGCGTACCGCACGAGCGTGTCGCGCGTCACGGGGAAGGACTGGGCCGGCAGCTCGGTGCCGACCTCGACGTCCGCGTAAGAGATCTTCGCCGCCATCACGCCTCCTCCGCCGCGCGTGCGACGAGCTTCGTCCACGCCGTCACCACATGCTCGCCGGACTCGTCGTGGACGTCGCCGCGGATGTCCAGGATGTCGTTGCCGGCCATGGACCTGACCGCCTCTATGGTCGAGGTGACCGACAGCCGGTCCCCCGCCCGTACCGGGCGCTTGTACGCGAACTTCTGGTCGCCGTGCACGACCCGGCTGTAGTCCAGTCCGAGCTGCGGGTCCTGGACGACCTGCCCGGCCGCCTTGAACGTAATGGCGAAGACGAAGGTCGGGGGTGCGATCACATCGGAGTGACCGAGTGCCTTGGCGGCTTCCGGATCGGTGTACGCGGGATTGGTGTCGCCCACTGCCTCGGCGAACTCCCGGATCTTCTCCCGGCCGACCTCGTACGGTGCGGTGGGCGGATAGGCCCGCCCCACGAAGGACTGGTCGAGCGCCATGGACTCGTACCTCCTGATGAGCGATGAACTGACTGAACCAAACGACACGAGGCCGCCCCCGAAGTGGGGACGGCCTCGCATACGAGCCTGTGTTTAGCGGGTTTCGCGGTGCGCGGTGTGCGAGTTGCAGCGCGGGCAGTGCTTCTTCATCTCAAGACGGTCCGGGTTGTTACGCCGGTTCTTCTTGGTGATGTAGTTCCGCTCCTTGCACTCCACGCAGGCCAGCGTGATCTTCGGGCGGACGTCGGTGGCAGCCACGTGAGTGCTCCTTGGACGGACGGTTGACGGATGAACGCATAAAAGAGTAGCCGATCGAAGGACCGACCCCACAATCGGCTACCGTGTGTAGCGGTGACCGGACTTGAACCGGTGACACAGCGATTATGAGCCGCTTGCTCTACCGACTGAGCTACACCGCTTTGATGTCCGGATCACCCCGCCCGAAGGCGGGGATCCCCGATCACCAGAGCCCCAATACGGAATCGAACCGTAGACCTTCTCCTTACCATGGAGACGCTCTACCGACTGAGCTATTGGGGCGAGCGATGAAGACATTACACGGTCGCCCGCCGATCGCCCAAATCCGTTTCCCGTACCCCTTCACGTGCCCGTCACAGCGGTCCCGTACGCCACTCGTGCGCCACTGGTGCGCCACTCGTGCCCTCACCGGTACGACTATTTCGCTCCTCCTCGAAGGCTGGTTTGCGGCGCCCTAGGCTCGACTCACGCTGCGTGATCTTGATCTTGCGCGCCCGAGCCCCACGCCCCACCAGGAGCCCGATGTCCGACAGCCAGCCGCAGCCGCCCCGTTCGCCCGGCGGCCCCCCTGGGAACAGCGAGGGCTCGCCCAGCACCGAAAGCACCACGCTCCTGCTGTGCTCGGCCCGCCTCACCGACGGCCGCACGGTGGACGTACGGCTCAGTGGCGGCCGTATCGAGGCCGTCGGGACCGCGGGCAGCCTTCCCGCCGTGGGCGCGCGCGTGGACCTCGGCGGCCACCTCCTGCTCCCCGCGGCGGCCGAACCGCATGCCCACAGTGACACTGCTCTCACCGCCGACGCCGGCGGCCCCGTGTCGTACAGCGCCGAGGACGTCCAGCGCCGGACCACCGAGGCCGTGCTGTTGCAGCTGGGGCACGGCGCGACCGCGGTGCGTTCGCACGTACGGATCGGGGACGTGCAGGGGATCAGGTCCATGGAAGCGGTGCTCCAGGCCCGGCGCTCGCTGCGCGGTCTGGCCGATCTGACCGCCGTGGCCGTTCCCCGGCTGCTCACCGGGCTGGCGGGCGCCGACGGGCTCGCCATGCTGCGGGACGCCGTGAAGATGGGCGCCGGTGTGGTGGGCGGCTGCCCGGACCTCGACCCCGATCCGGCCGGGTACACGGAGGCCGTCCTGGAGATCGCCGCCGAGCACGGCTGCCCGGTGGACCTCCATACGGAGGGTGACGATCCGGCCCGGCTCGCGCGGCTCGCGGCCATGGCGGGCGGGCTGCGGCCCGGGGTCACCATCGGGCCGTGCGCCGGGCTCTCCCGGCTCCCCCTGGACGCCGCCACCCGCGCGGCGGGGCAGTTGGCGGCCGCGGGAGTGACCGTGGTGTGCCTGCCGCAGGGCGACTGCTCGGGGGTGGAGCGCCGGGGCGGCGGCCCGGCGCCCGTACGGCTGCTGCGTGCGGCCGGGGTGCGCGTCGCCGCGGGCAGCGGGGCGCTGCGGGACGTGGCCAATCCGGTGGGGCGCGGGGACCCGCTGGAGGCGGCCTACCTGCTGGCCTCGCAGGGCGGGATGCGTCCGGCGGACGCGTACGGCGCCGTGAGTTCCGCGGCGCGGGAGGCGATGGGGCTGCCCGAGGTACGAGTGGAGGCGGGCTTTCCGGCCGAGTTGGTCGCCGTACGCGGGGACCGGCTCGGGGGGGTGCTGTCCCTGGCGTACAGCCGCGTCGTCATCCACCGCGGGCGGGTCGTGGCCCGTACCAGCGCCGTCCGCGAGTACTGCGACTCGGCGGCGGCCGTCGCACTCGATCTGCCGCGGCAGGGGCGGGGCTGATCCCCTGTCAGGCGTGTGCGGCCCGGCCTTGAGCACCATCCCGCCGAGGCGCGTACGGTCGGAGACATGCGCATTGTCATCGCGGGTGGACATGGTCAGATCGCGCTGCGGCTGGAGCGGTTGCTCGCCGCGCGCGGGTACGAGGTGGCGGGCATCGTGCGCGATGCCCGGCAGAGCGAGGATCTGCGGACGGTCGGCGCCGAACCGGTCGTGCTGGACTTGGAATCGGCCTCCGTCGAGCAGGTCGCCGAGGTGCTGGCGGGCGCCGACGCCGCCGTCTTCGCGGCCGGCGCGGGGCCCGGCAGCGGCACGGAACGCAAGGACACGGTGGACCGGGGAGCGGCCGTGCTCTTCGCGGACGCGGCGGAGCGGGCCGGCGTACGCCGGTATCTCATCGTGTCGTCGATGGGCGCGGACGCGGGGAGGGCGGGTGACGAGGTGTTCGACGCGTACCTGCGTGCCAAGGGGGCGGCCGACGACGATGTGCGCTCCCGGTCCGGTCTGGACTGGACGGTCCTGCGGCCGGGCAGCCTGACGAACGACGCCGGGACCGGGCTGGTGTCCCTCGGGGTCTCGACGGGGCGCGGTCCCGTGCCGCGCGACGACGTGGCGGCGGTCCTGGCCGAGCTGCTGGAGACGCCTTCGACGGCGGGGCTGACGCTGGAGCTGGTCAGCGGGTCCGTGCCGGTCACGGTCGCGGTGAAGGACGTCGCCGGCAACTGAGCGCGGGCCGCACCGCCGAACGGGGCGCGGTAACGAGAAAACCCCCTCCGGCTGCTTTCGCAGTCGGAGGGGGTTTCCCTACCTGTGGCGGCGCCAGGATTCGAACCTGGGAAGGCTAAGCCGGCGGATTTACAGTCCGCTCCCATTGGCCACTCGGGCACACCGCCATGGGATGCCGCCTCGGTACTCCCGCCGGGGCGGTTGTTCCGTGGCAACGACGTAAACGATACCTGATGCCCGGGGGTGCTCCGCCACCGGATTGATCAGCCCTCGGGGCGGGTCCGGGTGGCTAGGCTTTACGGCAGCGGCCCGGGACGCCCGGCCGCGCGCCCGCCCCGTGCGGCACCCGATACCGGTACCCCCGTCCCCCGATCACAAGGAGCCACAGGACATGGCCGACTCCAGTTTCGACATCGTCTCGAAGGTCGAGCGGCAGGAGGTCGACAACGCCCTCAACCAGGCCGCGAAGGAGATCTCGCAGCGCTACGACTTCAAGAACGTCGGCGCCTCGATCGATTGGTCCGGCGAGAAGATCCTGATGCAGGCCAACTCCGAGGACCGGGTCAAGGCGATCCTCGACGTCTTCGAGACCAAGCTGGTCAAGCGCGGGATCTCGCTCAAGGTGCTGGACGCCGGCGAGCCGCAGCTCTCCGGCAAGGAGTACAAGATCTTCGCGTCCATCGAGGAGGGCATCTCCCAGGACAACGCCAAGAAGGTGGCGAAGATCATTCGCGACGAGGGCCCCAAGGGCGTCAAGGCGCAGGTCCAGGGCGACGAGCTGCGGGTCAGCTCGAAGAGCCGTGACGACCTCCAGGCCGTGCAGGCGCTGCTGAAGGGCAAGGACTTCGACTTCGCGCTGCAGTTCGTGAACTACCGCTGACGTTTGTGGACCACCGCTGACCTTCGTGGCACCGCTGACCGCGGGGCGCCGGTCGCGAGCGTGGTGGCGTCGGGACGGGGGTGGAGGCGGCGTCGTCGGCTCCACCCCCGTCGCGGCTTCGCCCCGGCGTGACGTCCG is part of the Streptomyces agglomeratus genome and encodes:
- a CDS encoding MFS transporter, translated to MPTPSRSDRSTATWALVITSVAGFMAALDNLVVTTALPSIREDLGGGLEDLEWTVSAYTLTFAVLLMLGAALGDRFGRRRLFMAGLAIFTGASAAAALAPGIDALVAARALQGVGAAVMMPLTLTLLVTAVPPARRGAALGMFGAVTGLAVAGGPLIGGSLTEHLSWQWIFWLNVPIGLVLLPLARLRLNESYAPGARLDVPGTLLVSGGLFGIVYALVNGQSDGWTSTPVLTGLVLGSALLGGFVHHGFRNKNPMLPMRLFRNRAFFGINIASLLMFLGMFGSIFLLSQFLQTVLGHSPTEAGLRMLPWTGMPLIVAPLAGYLSDRVGGRPVVAAGLALQAIGLAWYAAVLGPDVSYAAQLPALVLSGIGMGLYFAPAASLVMSSVRPAEQGIASGANNALREVGGALGIAVLGAVFAARGGYESADAFTDGAVPALWAGAAVVALAAAVALLIPSRAVPVPAAGAGSGAARTELVHH
- a CDS encoding TetR/AcrR family transcriptional regulator — translated: MSAEERRESVIRAAITEFARGGYNGTSTEAIARRVGVSQPYLFRLFKNKQELFLAAATRCLTDTRLAMAEAARGLEGEDAHMAMAEAYKRLIVEDPDRLLLQMQMFVAVSAAEAAGEHAFGEPIRAGWEELWDSCHLRLGADEKETAHFMSFGMLINVLVSLGFPAGHRVWSGFDMTKVPVPKREQ
- a CDS encoding MaoC family dehydratase, coding for MAAKISYADVEVGTELPAQSFPVTRDTLVRYAGASGDFNPIHWNEKFATEVGLPNVIAHGMFTMAEAIRVVTDWVGDPAAVVEYGVRFTKPVIVPNDDKGALIEVGAKVAALLDGNRVRVDLTATSDGQKVLGMSRAVVQLA
- a CDS encoding MaoC family dehydratase N-terminal domain-containing protein, with product MALDQSFVGRAYPPTAPYEVGREKIREFAEAVGDTNPAYTDPEAAKALGHSDVIAPPTFVFAITFKAAGQVVQDPQLGLDYSRVVHGDQKFAYKRPVRAGDRLSVTSTIEAVRSMAGNDILDIRGDVHDESGEHVVTAWTKLVARAAEEA
- the rpmG gene encoding 50S ribosomal protein L33; the protein is MAATDVRPKITLACVECKERNYITKKNRRNNPDRLEMKKHCPRCNSHTAHRETR
- a CDS encoding amidohydrolase family protein, producing MSDSQPQPPRSPGGPPGNSEGSPSTESTTLLLCSARLTDGRTVDVRLSGGRIEAVGTAGSLPAVGARVDLGGHLLLPAAAEPHAHSDTALTADAGGPVSYSAEDVQRRTTEAVLLQLGHGATAVRSHVRIGDVQGIRSMEAVLQARRSLRGLADLTAVAVPRLLTGLAGADGLAMLRDAVKMGAGVVGGCPDLDPDPAGYTEAVLEIAAEHGCPVDLHTEGDDPARLARLAAMAGGLRPGVTIGPCAGLSRLPLDAATRAAGQLAAAGVTVVCLPQGDCSGVERRGGGPAPVRLLRAAGVRVAAGSGALRDVANPVGRGDPLEAAYLLASQGGMRPADAYGAVSSAAREAMGLPEVRVEAGFPAELVAVRGDRLGGVLSLAYSRVVIHRGRVVARTSAVREYCDSAAAVALDLPRQGRG
- a CDS encoding SDR family oxidoreductase; the encoded protein is MRIVIAGGHGQIALRLERLLAARGYEVAGIVRDARQSEDLRTVGAEPVVLDLESASVEQVAEVLAGADAAVFAAGAGPGSGTERKDTVDRGAAVLFADAAERAGVRRYLIVSSMGADAGRAGDEVFDAYLRAKGAADDDVRSRSGLDWTVLRPGSLTNDAGTGLVSLGVSTGRGPVPRDDVAAVLAELLETPSTAGLTLELVSGSVPVTVAVKDVAGN
- a CDS encoding YajQ family cyclic di-GMP-binding protein, producing the protein MADSSFDIVSKVERQEVDNALNQAAKEISQRYDFKNVGASIDWSGEKILMQANSEDRVKAILDVFETKLVKRGISLKVLDAGEPQLSGKEYKIFASIEEGISQDNAKKVAKIIRDEGPKGVKAQVQGDELRVSSKSRDDLQAVQALLKGKDFDFALQFVNYR